One window of Saccharopolyspora phatthalungensis genomic DNA carries:
- a CDS encoding ArsA family ATPase, with protein sequence MRILLFTGKGGVGKTTLAAATAAHVAVHGGKVLVVSTDPAHSLADALGVGLGAQPREVRLDGSHAVLHAAEVQTRALVDDTWQELRQHLRTMLHGAGVDEVDAEELTVLPGVEDLLALTEVHRLAASGLWDTVIVDCGPTAETLRLLALPESLAGYLERLFPAHRRAVRGLLAGIAGSEHVERWDSVADGLGRLAERLAALKDMLAEPGTSVRLVLTPESVVAAETRRTLTALALQQIQVDGLVANRVVPHPGAARGAAAGWLRTRRREQEQVLDTLRAVTELPLRVVEHRAAEPVGAEALLALGDELYAAADPLENGPSMPTMQISGGGKALDSEYFLRIALPLHPAADLDMSRIGDELAITVDGRRRLVALPAVLRRCIVTSAVAGDDGLTVRFRPDPELWMR encoded by the coding sequence TTGCGAATCCTGCTTTTCACCGGAAAGGGCGGGGTGGGCAAGACCACCCTCGCCGCCGCCACCGCCGCACACGTCGCAGTGCACGGAGGCAAGGTGCTCGTGGTCTCCACCGACCCGGCACACTCGTTGGCCGATGCGCTCGGCGTCGGCCTCGGCGCACAGCCGCGGGAGGTGCGGCTGGACGGTTCGCACGCCGTGCTGCACGCCGCCGAGGTGCAGACCCGCGCGCTGGTCGACGACACCTGGCAGGAACTGCGCCAACACCTGCGGACCATGCTGCACGGCGCAGGTGTCGACGAAGTCGACGCGGAAGAGCTCACCGTGCTGCCCGGTGTGGAGGACCTGCTGGCGCTCACCGAGGTGCACCGCCTCGCCGCGAGTGGGCTGTGGGACACCGTGATCGTCGACTGCGGCCCGACCGCCGAGACGCTTCGGCTGCTCGCGCTGCCCGAATCGCTGGCCGGCTACCTGGAGCGGCTGTTCCCGGCGCACCGAAGAGCCGTGCGCGGCCTGCTGGCCGGGATCGCCGGCAGCGAGCACGTCGAGCGCTGGGACTCCGTCGCCGACGGGTTGGGGCGGCTCGCGGAGCGGCTCGCGGCGCTCAAGGACATGCTCGCCGAGCCCGGGACCAGCGTGCGGCTGGTGCTCACCCCGGAGTCGGTGGTGGCGGCCGAAACCCGCCGGACGCTGACCGCCTTGGCGCTGCAACAGATCCAGGTCGACGGCCTGGTGGCCAACCGCGTGGTGCCGCATCCGGGGGCCGCCCGCGGCGCTGCGGCCGGGTGGCTGCGCACCCGTCGTCGCGAGCAGGAGCAGGTTCTCGACACGCTGCGGGCCGTGACAGAACTTCCGCTGCGCGTGGTCGAGCACCGCGCCGCCGAGCCGGTGGGCGCGGAGGCGTTGCTGGCACTGGGCGATGAGCTCTACGCCGCCGCCGACCCGTTGGAGAACGGGCCGAGCATGCCGACCATGCAGATCAGTGGCGGTGGGAAAGCGCTGGATTCGGAGTACTTCCTGCGAATCGCGCTCCCGCTGCACCCGGCGGCGGACCTGGACATGTCCCGGATCGGCGACGAGTTGGCGATCACCGTTGACGGCCGCCGCAGACTGGTCGCGCTGCCCGCAGTGCTCCGACGGTGCATCGTGACCTCGGCGGTCGCCGGCGACGATGGCCTGACTGTGCGGTTCCGGCCCGACCCCGAGTTGTGGATGCGGTGA
- a CDS encoding ROK family protein encodes MLTIGVDVGGTSVRASVVDPHGEILETNRAPTPATSAELNAAIATTVQALSDRYPVAGVGMAVAGFVSADRRVVRFAPHLAWRHVAVADELADRLGLPVVLEHDANAAAVAEQRFGAAAGARVAVLVAIGTGIGGALVINGEVFRGAYGVAPELGHLRVVPDGRPCSCGKRGCWERYCSGTALAATAAELVRGTGESSVLATAGLTGVEVARAAEAGDPVARRAVADLARWLGEGLALVADVYDPEVVVIAGGVSDSAPLFLDDAREHYAAAVTGAGHRPLARIRVARYGDSAAMVGAAALTREHVVAGARHLT; translated from the coding sequence GTGCTAACCATCGGAGTGGACGTCGGCGGCACCAGCGTGCGGGCCAGCGTGGTTGATCCGCACGGCGAGATCCTGGAAACGAACCGCGCCCCGACGCCCGCCACCAGCGCCGAGCTCAACGCCGCGATCGCCACCACGGTCCAGGCGTTGTCCGACCGCTACCCGGTCGCCGGGGTCGGTATGGCCGTCGCCGGGTTCGTCAGCGCGGACCGCAGGGTGGTGCGCTTCGCGCCGCACCTGGCGTGGCGGCACGTCGCCGTCGCAGACGAACTCGCGGATCGGCTCGGGCTGCCGGTCGTTCTGGAGCACGACGCAAACGCCGCCGCCGTGGCCGAACAGCGCTTCGGCGCGGCGGCGGGAGCGAGAGTGGCCGTGCTGGTGGCCATCGGCACCGGCATCGGTGGCGCACTGGTGATCAACGGCGAGGTGTTCCGCGGTGCCTACGGCGTGGCCCCGGAGCTGGGACATCTGCGCGTTGTCCCGGACGGTCGGCCGTGTTCGTGCGGCAAGCGCGGTTGCTGGGAGCGCTACTGCAGCGGCACCGCATTGGCTGCCACTGCGGCGGAACTCGTGCGGGGCACGGGCGAGTCGAGCGTACTGGCAACGGCCGGGCTGACCGGTGTCGAGGTGGCCCGCGCGGCGGAGGCGGGGGATCCGGTCGCCCGCCGCGCGGTGGCCGATCTGGCCCGCTGGCTCGGCGAGGGCTTGGCGCTGGTCGCGGACGTCTACGACCCCGAGGTCGTGGTGATCGCCGGTGGGGTTTCCGATTCGGCGCCCCTGTTCCTGGACGACGCCCGCGAGCATTACGCCGCAGCCGTCACCGGTGCCGGGCACCGGCCGCTCGCGCGGATCAGGGTGGCCCGCTACGGAGACTCGGCGGCCATGGTCGGCGCGGCGGCGCTGACCCGCGAACACGTCGTCGCCGGCGCACGGCACCTGACCTGA
- a CDS encoding DUF308 domain-containing protein, which translates to MNTRRDNADGPEDIDAAFAEIVADLERDSTFARWPEDTSANAADTANAVNDTAVAEPQPELDLGPRDWGPRDWVPKPDEAEEHFVPPEPPPLPTPRPATLLGIAVIAMGLLILLVPGLAGMSGSLTMPLGLVLISAGIGWLLLRLRQGPPNSEDDDGAQV; encoded by the coding sequence ATGAACACGCGCCGCGACAACGCCGACGGGCCGGAGGACATCGACGCGGCTTTCGCCGAGATAGTCGCCGACTTGGAGCGGGATTCGACGTTCGCGCGTTGGCCCGAGGACACCTCCGCCAACGCTGCGGACACCGCCAATGCGGTCAACGACACCGCCGTGGCCGAGCCGCAGCCCGAGCTCGACTTGGGACCGAGGGACTGGGGGCCGAGGGACTGGGTGCCGAAGCCTGACGAGGCGGAAGAGCACTTCGTCCCACCGGAACCGCCGCCGCTGCCGACCCCGCGACCCGCGACCCTGCTCGGGATCGCGGTGATCGCGATGGGGCTGCTGATCTTGCTGGTGCCGGGCCTGGCCGGGATGTCCGGCTCACTCACGATGCCGCTGGGGCTCGTGCTGATCAGCGCGGGCATCGGCTGGCTCCTGCTGCGGCTGCGCCAAGGACCGCCGAACTCCGAAGACGACGACGGCGCCCAGGTTTGA